The Fulvitalea axinellae genomic interval ATGACCAGATGCCGGAATATCACTTCGCGAACGCCCTTACTTTTGACGAAGAGCGCAACCGCAATATCGTCGAATGCATCTACGAAGTAGAAGAAGGATTTGATATCTGCCCTACCGACCTGTCTCTATCTCCGGTAGCGAACGAGCTCGGTGGCAAGCGGGCCAAAGGCTACGACCGGATGAACAAAGTGCTTCACCCGGCCAAAAAGATGTACGATTACATAATCATCGATACGCCACCAAACCTCGATATGCTTACCGCAAATGCCATTTGCGCATGCACCTCGGTATTGGTGACTGTCCAGCCTGAGTACTCGGCCTACCGCGGGCTTTCGGATTTATTCGAATTTATCTTCGACGAAGACTGGGAGTACTTCAACAAGCATATCAGCATCGAAGGAATCGTATTCACTTTGGTGGACCAAAGGAAGAAAATCCATCAAGAGTATATGCAGGTAATCCGTGAGGAATTCGCCCGCTACCGAGTGTTCGATACTTTTGTCCGTACCAACGTTGCCCTTCCGGAAGCCACAAACGCTGGCATGGACATCTTCAGCTACAGCCCGGATTCGCACGGTGCGAACGACTATACCAACTTAGCGAAGGAGGTCATCAATGGCTAAAAAGAAAATACAAGTAAGGCGCCGCGGAGTGGAAAGGCCAGTCAGGTCAACCGCCCCGAAGGCCGTCGAGACAGCAACGCAACAGGCCGTAGCCGAAAGCGCGAGCGAGCATATCAGCCCGACAGGTAACGCAGGGAAGATGCTCAGAGAAATCGCCCAAGGGAGAAAAGAGTATATCGGGGGAATCGGTTTCACCACATCCGACGACCCGAGAATATCCATTCATCCGGAGCTCCGCCACTTTATTCCGAAGCTTACCAGACAGGAAAAGGCCAAGCTTAGGGAGAGCATCCTGAGAGACGGATGCCGGGACGCCATCCTGCTTTGGAGGGCCGGCGAGGACGAATGGTTTATAGTGGACGGCCACAACCGCTATGCTATTTGCCACGAACTCGATTTGGAATTCCCATATAGGCTTACCGATTTCTCGGGGCTTCCGGAAGCGAAAAGCTTCATGCTGGACCTTCAGCTGGGCAAAAGGAACCTTGTGAAATGGCAAGTGTCCTACTTCCGGGGCATGAAATACGTGCAGTCAAAAAACCAGCACGGAGGCCACAGAACATCAAGTGAACAAAATGTTCACTTGGGCAACAACGCCGACGAGGCAAGTGAACAAAATGTTCACTTGAAAAAAGTAAGTGAACGGTTGGCCGAGGAATTCGGCGTAAGCCATATGACTATCCAGCGCGACGCCCGCTTTTACCAAGGCGTGGAAGCGCTTCCGAAGGACGTACGGGAACGGCTGATGAACCGGGTGGTACGAATCAACAAACAGTTCGTGGAGCAAGTGGGAGCGAAGAGAAACGACCGCTTCGCCGATCCAA includes:
- a CDS encoding ParA family protein — protein: MNNSDVISFFKKNPALSLKKIEEEAGIPNYLSKVLKGAHALNENNLQKLKPTLVKYGYKETSGAKIIAVANHKGGVAKTTTSVNLAKAIHISGKKVLLVDADPQGNASQSLNFVDDQMPEYHFANALTFDEERNRNIVECIYEVEEGFDICPTDLSLSPVANELGGKRAKGYDRMNKVLHPAKKMYDYIIIDTPPNLDMLTANAICACTSVLVTVQPEYSAYRGLSDLFEFIFDEDWEYFNKHISIEGIVFTLVDQRKKIHQEYMQVIREEFARYRVFDTFVRTNVALPEATNAGMDIFSYSPDSHGANDYTNLAKEVING